GCGCAAGCGGGCGCCAACCGTCTCGAACTCGTCACCGCGACGGGCGAGGGCGGCCTTACGCCAAGCCTCGGCCTGATCGAGGCGGCAGTGGCGGCGGTTGAAATTCCCGTGAACGTGATCGTGCGGCCGCATAGCCGCTCGTTCGTGTACGACGCCGACGACTACGCGGTGATGTTGCGGGACGTGCGGGCGGTCAAGGCAGCGGGCGCGAACGGTGTCGTGATCGGCATGCTGGACGCTGAAGGCGGAATCGACCGCGAAGGTCTCGCCCGCGCGATCGATGCGGCTGACGGACTGGCCGTCACCTTCCATCGCGCGTTCGACGAAGCGCGTGATCTGCGCGAATCGCTCGACGTGCTGCTCGGTTTCGACGCCGTGACGAACGTGTTGACCTCGGGTGGGCGACCGTCGGCACTGCACGCGAAAGCCACGATCCGTGAACTGGTGCGGCAAGCCTCCGGTTCGCATTTGACGGTGCTGGCCGGCGCCGGTTTGACGGTCGAGGCGATCACTGGTTTTGTGAGCAGCACGCAAGTCGAAGCGGTGCATTTCGGTTCGGGCGTTCGGGTGGACGATAACGGTCTCGCGCCGGTAGACGCCGACAAGGTCGCGAGGGTCAGAGCGCTGCTGGACGCGCAGGCGTGAGCGTCCCGACGCATCGCGCGGATAAATCATCGGGCAAAGAAAATGCCGCTTCGGGAGCGATCCCGAAGCGGCATGTATGCACGCATGTCCGCGTGCGACTAACCGCGCGGCTAGTCTTGCGATAACACTACTTCGCGACGACCACCGGAATCCCGCGCAACTGTCCCGCGCCTTTCACCTCTTCCAGCGATTTGCGCACCGACTCACCCGTCGCCGCTTCGATCTGCAAGCGTGCGGCGAGATCGCGCTCGCCACGCTTCACACCCGCCAGATTCGCGAGCTTCACATGACCATAGCCGCGCACGCGGGCGTGCAGGTCCGCCAGCTTCGCCACTTCTTCGAGGTTGTCGGCATCGAGCTTCGCGAGCGCACGCTGCAACGTGGTTTCGTAATCGCCGGCGAGTTCGCGCTCCATCTTGCGCTCCAGCGTGCGGCCGAACGGATCGAGCAGCGTGCCGCGCAGACCGCGGAATTTCGCCAGCGTGCCGAGCACCGGCCACATCCATTGACCGAAGGTTTTCTTGGCCGGATTCTTGCCGGGTTCCGGGCGCGTGAGCGTGGGCGGCGCGAGATTGAACTTGATGCCGAAGTCCTTGCCGGCCACGCCTTCGAATTGCGCTTCCAGTGCTTCACGGAACGCGGCATCGGTATGCAGGCGCGCCACTTCGTATTCGTCCTTCACCGCGAGCAGGCGATAGAACGTGGTCGCCACCGCGCGCGTCACGCGCTCGCTGTTCGCATCCACGGCGGTTTCCGCGCGGCGTGCCGCATCGACCAACGCGCGATAGCGCTTCTGGTAGCTCGCGCCGCCGTAAATCTGGAGACGCCCTTCGCGATGCGCGATCAGTTCGTCGAGCGTATCGACGCGCACAGTCTGCTTCGCCTGATGCCGTGCTTGCCACAGCGATTCGAGCGCGGCCGGATCTTCGGCGGCGAGGCGGCCGATCGAAAACGCCAACTGGTTCATCGGCACCGCGACGTTGTTCAACTCGATCGCGCGCATCATCGCGCCGAACGATACCGGCACCAGACCGAGTTGCCAGGCATAACCGAGCATCAGAATGTTCGCACCGATGGTGTCGCCGAGAAAGCGCGTGGCGAGCGCCTGCGCGTCGCACGTCGACATGCGCTCCGCGCCGGCCGCGTGACGCATCTTGTCGAGCAGCGCGTCGGCGTGCAGCGTTGCGTCCGGATTCGTCACGAACGTCGCGTTCGGAATCGCGTGCGTGTTCACGACAATGCGCGTGCGGCCATGACGCACCGTTTGCAGCGCATCGGCGCTTGCGCCGACCACCATGTCGCAGGCGAGCAGCACGTCGGCCTGTTGCGTGTCGATGCGCACCTGGTTGAGCCACTCGTCGCGCGCGGCAAAACGCACGAACGAGAGCACCGAGCCGCCCTTTTGCGCGAAGCCCATGAAGTCGAGCACCGACGCGCTCTTGCCTTCCAGATGTGCCGCCATGCTGATCAACGCGCCGACCGTCACGACGCCCGTACCGCCAACGCCCGTCACCAGAATGTCGTACGGCGCGGCGTCGAGATGCGTGGCGGGAATCGGCAGCGCATCGACGCGCGCGGCAAGTGCGGCCGGATCGAACGCGGCGCCCGCCGCTTTCTTCAGCTTGCCGCCTTCCACCGTGACGAAGCTCGGGCAGAAGCCGTTCACGCACGAGTAGTCTTTGTTGCACGACGATTGATCGATGCGGCGCTTGCGGCCCAATGCGGTTTCGACCGGTTCCACCGAGAGGCAATTCGACTGCACGCCGCAATCGCCGCAGCCTTCGCAAACCTCTTCGTTGATGAAAAGACGCTTGTCCGGATCGGGGAATTCGCCTTTTTTCCGGCGCCGGCGTTTTTCCGCCGCGCAGGTTTGGTCGTAGATCAGCACGGTCACGCCGTCGGTGTCGCGCAATTGGCGCTGCACGGCATCCATTTCACTGCGATGGTGAAACGTGGTGCCCTTCGGAAAGAGGTCGTGATGGCCGTCGTACTTTTCCGGCTCGTCGCTGACCACGACGAAGCGCGACACCCCTTCGGCTTCCACCTGACGCGCGATCTGCGGCACCGAGATGCTGCCGTCCACCGGCTGGCCGCCCGTCATCGCGACGGCGTCGTTATAGAGAATCTTGTACGTGATGGTGGCTTTCGCGGCGACCGCCTGGCGGATCGCCAGAATGCCGGAATGGAAGTACGTGCCGTCGCCGAGATTCTGGAACACGTGGCGCGTTTTCGTGAACATGGAATGCGACGCCCAGTCCACGCCTTCACCGCCCATCTGGATGAGACCGGTCGTGTCGCGCTCCATCCACGACGCCATGAAGTGACAGCCGATCCCCGCATGCGCGATCGACCCTTCCGGCACTTTGGTGGACGTATTGTGCGGACAACCCGAGCAGAAGTACGGCGTGCGCTTCACGCTGTCCGCCGCGTTGGAGAGAATTTGCGGCGCGACCAGATCGACCACGCGTTCGCGGCGATCGAGCGCGGGCTTGTGCTTCGCGAGCCAGTTGGCGAACACCGGCAGAATGCGCGACGGCCGCAATTCACCGAGCGAGGACAGCAGTAGCGTGCCGTCTTCGGCATTCTTACCGACGACGATCGGCCGCGTGCCTTGCGTGCGGTTGTACAGATAGTCCTTGATCTGCTGTTCGATGACCGGGCCTTTCTCCTCGATCACCAGCACTTCGGACAGGCCGGAGACGAACGCGTCGATACGCGTCATTTCCAGCGGAAACGACAGGCCGACCTTGTAGATGCGCACACCGGCCGCCTCCAGATCGGCGACCGTCAGATCGAGGCGGCGCAGCGTTTCCATCAGGTCCAGATGCGCCTTGCCGCAGGTCACGATCCCCACGTTCGCATGCGGGCTCGGCGCGATCCATTTGTCGATGCTGTTCACGCGCGCGAAGTGGCGCACCGCGTCGAGCTTGGCATGCATGCGCGACTCGATCGTCAGGCTCGGCAGATCCGGCCAGCGATTGTGCAGGCCGCCGGCCGGCGCTTCGAAATCCTGCGGCGCGGCCCAGTCGGTGCGCAGCGCGTCGAGATCGACGGTCGAGCCCGACTCGACCGTTTCGGAGATCGCCTTGTAGCCGACCCACGCGCCGGAGAAGCGCGACAGCGCCCAGCCGTACAAACCGAATTCGAGCATGTCGGCGATGTTCGATGGATTGACGACCGGCATATGCCAGGCCATCAACGCGAAGTCGCTCTGATGCGGCATGGACGACGACACGCAGCCGTGGTCGTCGCCCGCCACCACCAGCACGCCGCCATGCGGCGACGAGCCGTAGGCGTTGCCGTGCTTGAGCGCGTCGCCGGCGCGGTCCACGCCCGGGCCTTTGCCGTACCACATCGCGAACACGCCTTCGACGGTGCGCTCCGGGTCCGATTCCACGCGCTGCGTGCCGAGTACGGCGGTGCCGCCGAGTTCTTCGTTGATGGCGGGCAAGAAGCGGATATCACTCGCCGTGAGCAGTTTCTTCGCCTTCCACAATTGCTGATCGACCATGCCGAGCGGCGAGCCGCGATAACCGCTGATGAAACCGGCGGTGTTCATTCCGCGTGCCTTATCGGCGGCGCGCTGCATGAGCACGAGGCGCACCAGCGCCTGCGTGCCGGTCAGGAAGATGCGGCCGCGCGTCGCGGTGAGGTTGTCGGACAGCTTGTAATCGGCGAGTGCGGGCGTGCCGTCGATGGGCAGGCGAGCGGTCATGGGTGAGTCTCCAATATTTGCATCCGCGCGCGGTGGTGGGGACTACAAACGTCACGCAGCGAAAGAGACTCTATTTTTTAGCGCCGATTGGAGTGGATTTTTTCTACTTCGACCCGCCGTTCACGAATAGGCGAGAAGAGCCGCACGTTTTAACGGAGTTTTGAGATAGATCTGCCGCGCCGTGGCCGTGTTGGGGTATGCCCTGGTGCGTTTCGAGCGCGTCTCGAACGTCTTATTGCGCCGGGGCCGTTGCTCTCGCTGCGGCGATCGGCGCCTCGTCGAGCGGCACGATCTCGTCGAAATGCGAGTAGTCGATATGGCTCACGCCGTCCTGCTCGCTCATGATGTCGACGAAACGGTAATGCCAGCGGATCTGATCGCACGACCACAAGTGGCGCGCCTGCATGGTTTGCGCGGTCGACTCGTCGACGCCTTCCAGCGTGAGAATCAGCGAAGTGTCGCGTTGCTTGAGCGTTTCGGCGGTTTCGCCGAACAGCGGGCTGCTTTCGTCGACGATATGCATGACCGTCCAGCCCAGCTTGAACACCGGGTGCTGATCGCGCACCAGCGTCAGATCATAGAGTTTGCGCAGCGTATAACCTTCGGCCGTGGTTTCCTGGCGCAGAAGGCGCAGCCTTGCGTGGGCTTCAGCGATCACGTTCTGACGCGCGTTGGCCGAGCGCACCATGAGCGTCATGCGGCCGTCGAGCGGCCGGATCACCGCGTGGCGGGCGAACATGATCTTGGCGTGCGGGCGGGAAAAGCGCGCGAAGATCAGGCCGGTCGCCAACGCAATGCCGGACATGCCGACGAAAATTTCCAGCGTGGCGATCCAGTGCGCGTAGACGGTTTGCGGATGCATGTCGCCGTATCCGACCGTCGCGAGCGTTTCGACGCTAAAGAAAAATGCGCCGCCGAAACCGGCGGGAAACTGATTGGCGATCGGCGCGTTGCCCAGCATGTAGAGTGCGGCGAAGGTGGTGTTGAGCAGCAGGAACAGAACCGCGAGCGAGACGAAAAACGTCGGCCAGCGAACCGCGAGCGCGCGGTGATAGAGATCCTGCCAGAGCGGTGTCGGCATGCCGTGGGCGATGATCACGCGATCGTCCAGGCGCAGTTCACGGCTGCCGCGCGGGCGGCGCGTCGGCGCGCGTGCTTCGCCGTTGCCGAAGGCGGAAGGACGGTCCGTTGGTTCTGTAGCCATCGCTGGTTCGTGGAAATGAAAACGGCCAAAGCGTAGCATGCCGCCTGGTTTGCGAAAGGTGATTTTCGGCGGGTGCGCGGGCGCATCGCGGATGTGGCTGGAAGCGCTGCTGCGGTGTGCTGTCGTGCTCACCTCCGGCCTTCTAACACCGTGTGCGCGGATCGCCGGCGCACCGACTGTGCCCGCCACGAACGGCGCTTCGTTCAGGCATGCCGACACGGCGTCATCGCGCTCGGCACCGTGCGCTCACGCAACCACGCCACGGCATACGCGCGCTTCGGCTTTACGGAAAGGCGCGCGGCCTGGGAATACCCGCACCGTGTTCGATATCGTCGACGGCCTGCTGGTGGGCCGCCGCGACCGCTTCGGTCTCGGCACCGTAGCCGTTGTCGCCGCCTACCGTCGTCCACGGTTTGACGGCCTTTTCGCGATGGCGGATTTCGTATTCCGCATCCCAGCGTGCGCCGTTGAGTTCGAGCGGGCGGACGTGAATCGAATACACGCCGTAGAGGAAGAGTTGTTCAGCCATGACCGCCTCCGGCCAGTAGATCCAGGGTGGCGCAACGCGAACGCACATGCAAACACGAAGGGCGCGGCGCCGGTCTGCCTAGAGTTCGATTTCCCCGAGGATGCGATGAGCGAGCGCCTTGGCTTCTTCGAGGGCTTCCTCCGGCGTCGACGAAGTGGCTTCGACTTCGTAGACCGTGGTTTCCTGATCGGCGGTTTCGTCGCCTTCGTCGCGCGAGAGGGTGACCACGCCCTGCCAGGTGTCTTCTTCTATTTCTCTTGTCGAGGCAATGGCCGTGTAGATGCCTTTGGTGTAGGTGATGTCGTCCATGGCGTCTCTCCGTCTTCCAAAGGTTTCGGTTTTTTCATCCTAGCACGATGATGAAGGTTCGGTTCTCCGCGCTGGCGGCGCTCCCTGCCGGTGACAATGCGCGCCGCGCAAGGCAACAGGATTACAGCAACGCGACGACTTCATCGAGCGACGGCGCGTGCGCGCCGGCATGGCGGCACGCGGCCGCACCGGCGGCCAGCGCGAACGCGAGGTGTTCGGGCCACGCCCGTTGCGGGGCGGTCATCAGGCTGAACAGCAGGCCGCCGATCGACGCGTCGCCCGCGCCGACCGTGTCGACGACCTCGACGCGCGGCGGCCGGGCCTCGATCACCATGGCGCCGTCGATCAACACGGCGGTCTCCGGTCCGCGTGTCACCAGCACGGTAGCGGCAGGATTCATGGCCCGCAGTTGTGCAAGGGCGTGGGCTTCGTCGTCGGTCTTGAAGAGCAGGCGCAGGTCTTCGTCCGATACCTTGATCAGATCCGCGAGCGCGGCCATTTTCCGCAACGTGGGTTCGTAGCCGTGCTCCATCAGGTTCCGGTAGTTCGGATCGAAACTGATTTTCACGCCTTGTGAGCGCAACTGGGCCGCGAGCGCTGCGAGCGTGTTGCCGAGCGGTTGCCGCACGAGGCTGATGCAGCCGAAGTGCGCCCACTTTACGTGGTTCGCCCAGCCCCCCGGCAGGCGCGCCGGATCGAAGGCCAGATCGGCGCTGTTTTCGCCCATGAAGAAATACGCGGGCGGATGGGTCTGATGCACGATCGCGAGCAAGGGCGGGCGTTCCACGCGCTGCATGAAGCGCATGTCGAGCCCTGCGGCGACGCTGGCGTTCCACAGTTCATCGGAGAAATTGTCGACGCCCAGCGAGCCGGCGCACGCCGTGGGCAGGCCGAGCCGCGCCACGCAGCGCGCCACGTTCCAGCCGGCGCCGCCGGGACGCGAGAGCCATTGCGAAGGGCCGGTGCGTACGAGATCGGTGAGGATGTCGCCGGCTGAGACGAAGAAAGGGAATTCGCTGTTCGCGCTGGGGTTGCTCATTTTGTCTGCTCCGCGGATTCGGATGCGGCGGCCGCGCCATCGGGCAGCGCGTGGGCCAGAACCTCGTAGCACGCGCCCATGGTGTGATAGTCGGTCTTGCCGGCCGGACTTTTTTCGTCGCTGTACTTGCGGTTGTCGCACGTGAGTATGCGATACCACGCGCCATACTTGTGATCGACGAAATGCGCCCAGCTATAGCGCCAGATCTCGTCGTACCAGTCCCAGAAGCGTTCGTTGCCGGTGCGCTTGCCGAGCAGCGCGGCCGTCGCGAAGGTCTCCGCCTGGACCCAGAAATACTTGTCGTGATCGCACACGGTGCCGTCGGGGCCGAAGCCGTAATAGAGGCCGCCGTGGTCTTCGTCCCACGCGTGCGTCATGGCGGCGTCGAACAGTTCGATGGCGCGCGGCAACAGCCACGGCAACGGACGGTAGCGCTCCAGGATCAGCAGCAGTTTCGCCCATTCGGTCTGATGCCCCGGCTGGAAACCCCACGGGCGGAAAATGTTCGAACTGTCTTCCTCGTTGTAGTGCCAGTCGACCGACCAGTCTGAATGAAAGTGCTCCCACACCAGACCCTGCGACAACTTCGCCTGACGCAGTGTGATATTCGACGCCACCCGTTCGGCGCGATCCAGATAAACGAGATGGCCAGTCGCTTCATGCGCGGCGAGCAGCGCCTCGGTGGTGTGCATGTTCGCGTTCTGCCCGCGGTACGAACTGACTCGCCATTCGGGCGATGCTTCGTCGGCATAGAGGCCCGCGGCGGCGTCCCAGAAGCGGTGCTCCATCAGTTCGAAGGTCGCGCCGATCATGGGCTTCGCTTCCTCGATGCCGGCCATCGCCGCATGCGAATAGGCGAGCAGGACGAACGCGAGGCCGTAGCAGTGGCGCGTCGCATCGAGCGTGCGCTTTTTGCCGTCATGCCATTCGAGTTCCCAGTCATAGCCTTCGTGCTGGGCGTCCCAATGCGCGTCGCGCAGGAACCGCAAACCGTGGCGCGCGTATTCGAGATGCTGCGGGTCGCCGAACTGGCGGTACGCCATCGCGTAGTTGAAGACGTAGCGGCAACTGCTCACCAGATGCCGCGTGGTCTTGTCGTAGACCGAACCGTCGTCGCGGAAGAAATGGAAAAAGCCGCCGCTCGGATCGAGCACGGTCGGCGCGTAAAAGCGCAGCGTGTCCTGCACATGCGAGAGCAGAAAGCCGCGTTCGCGAAAGCTTTCGACGGGCGGCACCGCGGCGGTGCCGTTAGTGGGGTGAAGCGGATCGGATTGCGTCATGGCGTTTTCACCAAAGTACTGGCACGGGCAATGAGATGGACGGGCAGGCGGACTTCCAGTTCGGCGGGTGCGTCTTCGAGCAGGAGCTCGACGCCGCGCCGGCCGAGCGCTTCCTTGTCCACCGAGATGGTGGACAGCGGCGGCGTGGCATGCGCGGCGGCGGGAATGTCGTCGAAACCGATGATGGCGATGTCCTCGGGCACGCGCAGACCACGCGCGAGGCACGCGCGCAGCGCGGCGAGCGCGGCGGCGTCGTTGTAGGCAAACACGGCGTCGGGGCGCGGGCCCGGCGCGTCGAGCAGTTGATGCATCGCGCGCGCGGCGCCGCTGTCGGGGTCGAGGCCTGCGTCGATGGTCACTTCCAGCGACGGGTCGAACAGCAGCCCGGCTTCGAAAAACGCGCGGCGGTAGCCGAGCGCCCGCTGCGCAATGCTGAAGTGCGCAAGCGAGCCGCCGATGAACGCGACGCGCTTGCGCTGCTGTTCGAACAGATGCCGCATGGCGAGCGTGGCGCCCGCGGCGTTGTCGAGATTCACCGAGCGCAGGCCGGGCGCCCACAGGTCGATCAGCACGAGCGGGCGCTGCATTGCTGCCAGCGTGGCCAGCGTTTCCGGTTCGACGAAACCGGCAATCGCCACCGCATCCGGCGCATGCAGGCGCATCTGCTGGATCACGTCCTCGGTCGGGCCGGCGGTCAGCACGGACGGTACGATGCCGCGCTCGCGGCAGGCGTCTTCCACGCCGTGCAGCACGTGCGAAAAGAACGGGCTCACAGCGAAATTGTTGTGCTGACGGTGCAGCAGAAAGGTGAGACGGCGGATGCGCGGGCGCAATTGCGCGGCGTCATAGCCGAGCTTGCGCGCCGCCTCGACGACGCGCTCGCGGGTGGCCTCGGAGAGGCCCGGCTGGTTCTTCAATGCGCGTGAGACGGTGCCGATCGACACGCTGGCCGCGCGGGCGACGTCGCGGATAGTTGTGGCCATCGAATCAGGCGGACGCGCATGGGCGACCGCACGGTGTTTGGGTTCGGGCGATTGTATAGTAAAACTGTGCTAAAACAGCCCGAACAACCGTCGATCGATACCCGTAAATACCCGTAAGATATGGTCTTGGCCCGAAATTTTATGTTTAGTAAAATAAGCTAAACAACCTCCTGAACCGCCTCCGTGAGCCGCATGGTTACTCTAGCGAGGCATGAGCGGCTTCGGCTTGTCCGCGCAGTAACGCCACGCTCTCGTCCGCGTCGATCAGCACGAAACCGCTCGCCTCGTGTTTCGCGCGCCGCTTGGCCAGTGCCGCAACGGAGGCGATTTCCTCGCTGGTATAGAGCGACGGTCCCTCGCCGGGCTCGACGTGCACGCAGCCGATCGCCATCGTCACGAAACCGAAGAAGGTCGGATTGCCGCGCCGGTCCTCGCCGTGAATGCCGCCGGCGAGCCGGTCGGTCGGCGCGTAAAAGCGCTGTGCGCCCTCGTTGAACACGTGGATCGCGCGCAGCACGCGTTCGCGCCAGTCCTCGCTCTGGAACAGAATCAGGAAGTCGTCGCCGCCCACGTGCCCAAGGAAGTCGCGGGTTGGGTCGCACACGTCGGCGAGCACGAGGGCGGCGAATTTCAATACCTCGTCGCCTTGCCAGTAGCCGTATTGATCGTTGAACGGCTTGAAGTGATTCAGGTCCACGTAGCACGCGTAGAAGCCGGCGTCGTTGCCGAGCAGGCGGGCAATGTGCGAACTGATCGGAATATTGCCCGGCAGGAAAGTCAGCGGATTCGCGTAGCGCGCCGCTTCGATGCGCACCTCGGTCACCGCGCGCACGAGGTTCTCGCCGGTGCCGAGGCCGGCGTATTTGCCGTTGTCGGTAATGACGAAGCCGTCGGCAAGATAGCGCTGGTCGTCGCTCGCGAGAAGCTTGGCCATTTGCTCGACTGTCATGGATTTTTCGATGACGACCGGCGACGCATTGGCGAACAGCAGGCAAGGACGCTTGCCGAACAGTTCCCGGTGATACGGCAGCGCGTAGCGGTCCATGAAGCTGCGGCGGTTGATCAGCGCGACCGGCTCGTCGTGCTCGACCACCGCGACCGCGTGCAGGTCGGGCAGACGGTTGAACAGTTCGAGCACGTCGTTGTTGGTGGCCTGGCGCGGCAACGCGGGCGCGTGCACCAGCATTTTCGCGGACGCCATACCGCCCGAAGGCGACGCGCTGCTCACCGTGCGCGTGGTTTCGGGAAACACGGCGATGTGGCCGGCGCGCAGCGCGTCGCGGGCGTCGTCGGTCACCTTGCGGGCCGGCTGCGCGTGCGGACGGCCGAAGAAAAACCCCTGCCCGCAGCCGATCCCCATGTCGCGCACCACGATCAGGTCCGCTTCGTTTTCGATGCCTTCGGCCACGAGCCGCGCACCGCTCGCGCTCGCGAAGTGCTGCATGGCGCGCACCGCTTCGAACTTGAGCGGGTCGCAGGCAATGTCGTGAATGAAGAAGCGGTCGATCTTCACGACGTCCGGTTGCAGCCGCACCCACAAGTTCATGCTGGCGTTCGCGGTGCCGTAATCGTCGAGCGCGAATTGTGCGCCGTCACTGCGCAGCGCCGCGATCACGGGCAGGAAACTGCTCACATCCGGAATCGTGCTTTGCTCCGTCAGTTCGATAACGAGCCGCTGCGGATCGACGCCGTGATGACGCAGGAGAGCATGCGTTTCGTCGCGCGCCTCGGCCAGTTGGCGGAGCGCGCCCGCGCTGAAATTCAGGAACAGCTTGCCGTCGAACTCGAGCCGCGCGAACGCTTCGATGCAGGTGCGCGCGGCGGCGCGTTCGAGTGCGATGCCGCAGCCTTCGGCGAGCGCTTGCGAAAACAGGGCGAACGGCGCCTCGAGCGGCGTGCCGGCCGGCCCGCGAATCAGACCTTCGTAGCCGAGGATCGCGCCGTCTTCGAAATCGATGATCGGCTGGAAAACGGCGGACAGATCGCGCCGGGCTATCAGTTCCTCGATGCGCGGCGCGGCGGATCGGGAGGGCGGGCTAGGTTGCATGGCAGGTGGGGTAGCGATCGACCTTTGGCTTATCGGCCGGACCCGCAGGTAATTAAGTGAACTTTTAGTGACTCGCCGCACCGGGACGGTGCGGTTGGATTTGCGTTTGTGCCGGCGGCCTTCCGTTCGCTGGATTCGCGTTGCCAGGAATTTGCCTATGCCATCCAGCCGAGGCGACAGCGGCGCCGTTTGCGCGTGAAATAACAAAAAAGCCGCGCGAGGCGGCTTTCTTCAAATGACGCTCAGGGAGGGCGCTTATGAATGTCCTGTTTGCATTGCGCGCATATTCAATGGCGCGCGACGGCGGCGGCGGGCCGCTCGCGCGAGGCGGCGTGGGTCTCGCCGCTGGTGTCGCGCGCGCCCCAGCGCTGCGCGAGCGCGGCGCACACCATCAGCTGGATCTGGTGGAACAGCATGAGCGGCAAGACCACCGCGCCCACTGCGTGCGAGGCGAAAATCACCTTGGCCATCGGCACGCCGGCCGCGAGGCTCTTTTTCGAACCGCAGAAGATGATAGTGATCTGGTCCGCACGGCTAAAGCCGAGCCGCTTGCTGACGAACATCGTCACCGCCAGAGCGAGAGCAAGCAGCACGACGCACACCACCAGCAGGCCGCCGAGCGCGGAGAGCGGAATCTGATGCCACAGGCCTTCAGTAACGGCCTCGCTGAACGCGCCGTACACCACCAGCAGGATCGAGCCCTGGTCGACGAATTTCAGCACGCCGCGATTGCGCTCGATCCACTTGCCGATCAACGGGCGCAGCAACTGCCCGGCCACGAACGGCACCAGAAGCTGCAGCACGATATTGCCCACCGTGTGCCACGGCGAAGCGCCGCCGCCGGCCGCCTGATTGGTAATGACGACACTGACGAGCGCGGGCGTGATGAAGATGCCGAGCAGGCTCGAGGCCGACGCGCTGCATACGGCAGCCGGCACGTTGCCTTTGGCAATGGACGTGAACGCGATCGACGACTGAACCGTAGACGGCAGCGTGCAGAGGAAGAGGATCCCCGCATAGAGCGCCGGCGTGACAAGTGGCGAAAGGAGCGGTTTAAGCGCGAGGCCGAGCAGCGGAAAGAGCGCGAACGTGCTGAGCAGC
This genomic stretch from Paraburkholderia dioscoreae harbors:
- a CDS encoding bile acid:sodium symporter family protein encodes the protein MARPKLLPDNFTLCLVSTVILASFLPVHGQAAVGFNWVTNVAVGLLFFLHGAKLSREAIVAGATHWRLHAVVLLSTFALFPLLGLALKPLLSPLVTPALYAGILFLCTLPSTVQSSIAFTSIAKGNVPAAVCSASASSLLGIFITPALVSVVITNQAAGGGASPWHTVGNIVLQLLVPFVAGQLLRPLIGKWIERNRGVLKFVDQGSILLVVYGAFSEAVTEGLWHQIPLSALGGLLVVCVVLLALALAVTMFVSKRLGFSRADQITIIFCGSKKSLAAGVPMAKVIFASHAVGAVVLPLMLFHQIQLMVCAALAQRWGARDTSGETHAASRERPAAAVARH
- a CDS encoding EAL domain-containing protein, which codes for MQPSPPSRSAAPRIEELIARRDLSAVFQPIIDFEDGAILGYEGLIRGPAGTPLEAPFALFSQALAEGCGIALERAAARTCIEAFARLEFDGKLFLNFSAGALRQLAEARDETHALLRHHGVDPQRLVIELTEQSTIPDVSSFLPVIAALRSDGAQFALDDYGTANASMNLWVRLQPDVVKIDRFFIHDIACDPLKFEAVRAMQHFASASGARLVAEGIENEADLIVVRDMGIGCGQGFFFGRPHAQPARKVTDDARDALRAGHIAVFPETTRTVSSASPSGGMASAKMLVHAPALPRQATNNDVLELFNRLPDLHAVAVVEHDEPVALINRRSFMDRYALPYHRELFGKRPCLLFANASPVVIEKSMTVEQMAKLLASDDQRYLADGFVITDNGKYAGLGTGENLVRAVTEVRIEAARYANPLTFLPGNIPISSHIARLLGNDAGFYACYVDLNHFKPFNDQYGYWQGDEVLKFAALVLADVCDPTRDFLGHVGGDDFLILFQSEDWRERVLRAIHVFNEGAQRFYAPTDRLAGGIHGEDRRGNPTFFGFVTMAIGCVHVEPGEGPSLYTSEEIASVAALAKRRAKHEASGFVLIDADESVALLRGQAEAAHASLE